The following nucleotide sequence is from Pagrus major chromosome 13, Pma_NU_1.0.
GGGATAAAGTCAAATGAAAAATCCATATTTTGTAATGATTTAGATGTAATTTTTGTAGATATTATTGTTAACGCTAGTAACCAAAGCTGACAAGCCAGTGTGACTTTAAATTTGTCACTTAGTGTACATTTCATGATTGTCCCAGTTGCTTCACAACTGCTGGCTTTTTTGTAGAAAGCAAATGTTCTTACTTCGTAATAAAACACATTGTTAATTATTTTCCACTACTTAAACAGAATGAATTTATGCTAGTCATTACTCATACAGTAAGTAAACCAAGTTATCATAAGATGAGTTGGATCTGTGGCCACATGTATACACAAGTCCAGTCCTAGCGAAGAGAATGAGTCCATGATGAACTTTCATCTCTGAtacaaactatatatttataaatcATTAACTTACTATATGCATGTCTAAACGGAATAATTCAGTTTgatcctgcagcagcagagcagcaactACTTGAAACAAACAGCGAAGAGACTCATCCCCACTAATGTCTGTTTTAACCCTGTTAGGCAATACTCATTGCACAACATTGTGGTGGAGACGGGACACTAACCAACCATTCTCAATATGACTTAATATGGAGTCTTTTAATCCAGCGTAAATATCAAGACTGGAACTGTATATTTACAATGTTGGGTAAAAACCTTCAACTCAAACATTACAAGGCATTTAAGTTTAATTTGGTTGATCAATATGTTTTAGCTTAAACCACTGGCTGATCTAAAGATCATAGATTTCAAGCTTTTCTTCATGGAAATATGGCATTTCAGAGATACCAGGTTTTCACCCGACACTAGTGATATTTTAGTTCCAGTGTTATATTGTCCATCGTGCTCCTTTTGTCCCTCCAGCAAGACACCCCTGTGACTCGGAGCCCGGCTTTTGTTtgggtcagaggtcacaaaAGGCATCATATCTTTCAGGTGCCTGCTGTCCTGGAGCTGGAGGCTGCCATGCACCAGTTACTAAGGCAACGGGCCTCACGacttgtccagagaagacaggaTGATATTAAAGATGAATCGTCGGAGTTTGCAAGCCTTTCAAGTCAGTCCATCTTGAAggtttttatgatttatttgaaCAGACCTCGTTAGTTCTCTGtatgagagtgagtgtgtgtgtgagcgtgtgccACATTCTTGTCTGCCACTACCCCTGTTATGTTTCCCTGATGAGTGTGATTAAGGTTAATTGAGGTGTGATTTTGAGTGAGTGAGCATGTACGTACATGGGAAATGTTTTATTGGAGGAGCTGTTTCAGCTGCTCTTTATTGGCCGATTCTCACTGTCAGCTGGGTGGTAGTAACTCAGCTCAAGAGTCACTAAGTAAAGATAAAATCTGTCAGTGACTTGTCATCTGTCACTTCACTGTGACATGTAGGAAGTTGCCGCCAGGTAAGTGACTAGAAAATGAATGATACAATAAttatttgtaataaaatatgatgtgtTATTGCTGGTTTATAGATGGGAGGAGGTTTAGGTCAATATTATAATTTGTTTCATAAGTGTTAAACTATTTTTATGCTTATCCATTGCCTGTTTcatcttcatttatttttaagtaaTTAAGATTATTTGAGTACTTTTGTGTCCAGAAAAAGATTGAGGTTATGGGTTGTCTCAGCTTTTCATTACTGGTTCTAACATGGCTCCTGTCTCTTGCAGATAAAGCTGTCATGGCTCCTAATCTAGACTCATTTGGTCGAGACCGCGCAGCGTACCAAGAGCATAGTCGTCAGAGGAGGATAGCAGAAAGAGAAGCACGACGGTATGACGCTTATTCGTTGTCGAGGAAATGCTGCCAGGATTTGTCATCTTCATTTTTGTGACACGTTTCTAGCCTCAAGACACCGGCTCTATTGTTGTTCCaggctgtgtttttgtgctggGCTTAGTCCATGAAATGGGATCTGATCTTACCTCTCTGTGCTattcaaaaaaaacaacaaaaacaattttatttatatatatatatatatatatatatatatatatatatatatatatatatatatatatatatataaaaaataatatatcttGGTTTGTAAAGTTTGGGATTATCATGCAAGAGATTTTTAGTTCTGACTTTTAGTGACAAACTGATTACAGTTTATCACAAACTCTGTCTGCCTTTATGCTTGTGACTGGATGCAGAACTCGGCGGCGACAAGCTAGAGAGCAGAACGGAAAGCGGGCTGAGCATAAAGAAGGCTTATCATCCGATGATGAGGAGACCTCGACTGACATCACCAGCTTCAACATGGAGAGAGGTACATAATTAAATTGCTGCATAAATCTCACAGTATCAGCCAtaattaaatgtgatgattaAACACAGACATAACTTGCATCAGACATTCTGCAGCTCATGCCCAACTAAAGCCTTTCGTCTCCCATCCAGATCGAATCATCAGGGAATGTAAGAAAGTATTTGAGGATGTGGTGGAGGACTTTCATTCTCTTGACTGCATCAAATCCCATTTTGAAGTGTGGAGGAGAGACTACGCCGACTGTTACAGAGACGCTTACATAGGCCTCTGTCTACCCAAACTCTTTAACCCTCTAGTGCGTCTGCAGCTGATAACATGGAACCCTCTTGAGGTAAGACTTGTATGAGATTTTatagtttgaacatttttaaaaaaaaatatgaatgatgaaTTCTGATTCGCTGATGTCTTTTCCCCGTTCCTCCAGGGACAGTGTGCAAATTTCGAGTACATGCTCTGGTTTGAGTCGCTGTTGTTTTACGGCTTTGAGGAGCACAACATTTtgcagagaggagatggagataTCAGCCTGCTGCCTGCTATTGTGGAGACGGTCATCCTGTCCAAACTGACCGGTAGAGAAACCCGCACAGTTGCACTGAGCATACTAAGATTTGCTTGGCAAAATCTGtcatgtgtatttatgtatgggcttgtgtgtgtttgttagttttGGCAGAGCAAGTGTGGGACCCGCTGTCAAGCAGTCAGACAGCCAGTCTGGTGGGCTTCATTCACAGACTAATGAAGGGTTACCCCACTGTGCTGCACGGGGATAACCGATACACACAGGTATAAACATAATGTTTTTCATCTGCAAAATAAGAGATTACTTTGATCACTTGTCATAAAATTGATGTCTTGATATTTTTCCTCCATCAGGAGCTTTTAAAAACCATTGTCTTAAGGACTAGGCGGACTCTGGATGAAGATGTCTTCCTTCCACTCTACCCAAAAAGGTATGTTTTACGACATTGGAGGACGTCcagtttgcatttgtttcagTCTGTATAATAAAACCTGATAACtgattaaagtgtgttttttgcttttgtttagtGTGTTGGAGAACAAGAATAGCGGTCCATACTTATTCTATCAGAGGCAGTTCTGGTCATGTGTCAAGGTAAGTGAAGCAAAGACGGTGTTGTTTtatattaattcattaataattaaacaGATGGTTCACCTTAAACAGAGGTCCAGAATGCCTAGTGGAGGCTGCGTCACAATAAGAAAGGGGGTGATTTGTATTGTTTGAAAGGCTTATACTTGACAAGAtgcacaaaagtaaaaaaatagaAGAGAACAAAAAATCTGAGAAGACTGTTAGGGTGCATTTACCCTCTCAGCAGGAAACTGATGCCTCTTCTCTCTATAATACTGCCAGATGTATAGCATCCCCTAGTATAAACATGGGACCTCATGATTTAAGCAAAGTCTATATTTTGCTCACATTTACTGGCATTATCTCCTGGATGTGATGTCATGGCCATGCGTAACACTGACAATTAAGAAGCGAAGCATCTGTTCTTCACATTAATAATATGGTTCAGAGTTGTTTTGGTGACTTTCTGCCTGTGTTTcaagcacaaatacacatttgcagctcatttgGTTTAAGTAACTGATGCTTTGTGGCTTAACTTGAATATGACAACCTTTTGTTGAGCCTAACTTTTCTGCTGACTGCTGTTCAACATATTTTGAGCCGCAATCAGCTTTCATACTAGTTTATTGTGGGACAACACAaaactaatattttttttataaaaagaacCACCCCAAATCATTGCAAGTCACACAGATGCCAATTTGCATTGGACTAGTATTATAACTTGACACAAATGAAGGACACGGCAGATTTGCACGGGATAACAGTCCCAGTAAACCCCCCCAATTACTATAAATTACTGAGTTCCCCAGTTAATACTAGTCCTCTGCGAATAGGCTCTTGATATATTTACCACTGTAAGTAACATTTCCATCTTGGGCAGCCAATAGAACTACTTGGATATAGACGCTGACATGCTGTTGTGTTGCACTCCTATGAGCACAGTCTTACTCTGTTATTCCTTCTGTGCGTAGCTGCTGGGCAACATCCTGCAGTGGGAAGGCATCCTGTCCAGTTCCTGTCTGAGGGATCTGGCTTTGGACAGCACTCTGAATAGATACATCCTCTCTGCACTGCAGACCACAGATACTTGGGAGGATAATGTTCCAAAGTGCCAGAAGGTAACgagagacacgcacacacacacactgttttgtAGTTTCATACATGTGTAAATGGACACAGAGCGTATCTTCAGATTAACTGGTCCGTTTTGGAGCAGTCATTACAGTATTCATAAATTTCACATCTCGGCATGTGATTGAAGTCAATTTGTCATATTTCATACTAAGTAGAAAGTGATGTTTAACTTTACAGTTGGTGTGTTACAAGTGTTGTGAACAAGACTTGAGGGCAAATGTCCGTCCTGGTAAATCCCATTTACTTCATAAAGCCTAACACACCCCTTCTGCTCAGATGTGTTTTGTTCAGTGATATCAGTCTGTTGACACAGAGAACACCATTATAAGTAGGTACCGAGGGgcctctcctgtctgctgttttaACTCCATGGTCCGCTGCAGTTCATTGTGCTAGAACATGAAGCTATGAATAGCTTTTTAGCAAATATTCGCTTTTTTGTTCTTATCCCCTCAATTTTGTCCCTGGCCAGGCAACGGTGTCTTGCTTTTTATTCAAAGTTTGAAAAGTGGTACAGACTGCAGAAGGGCCATTTTAATTAGATATTCCACCAGTTTGGTCAGCAGTGTTATTAGTTTGGTTTGTATGAGAGCCATTACAGCCTTAGATGCTGTACTTTCTAGTACTTTAAAGATACTTGCCATCAGTAGTGCAAAGAGGAGAGCAGTTCTAATTTGGTCTAGAGATAATTATGATTTGTAATAAAACAGCATTTGCACACTACACTAGATGCCTTTCTTGGTTTCAAAATTAATCCAGAGGCATCTTGCTGTATTTTGTAATATGTGATGTGCCAACCGCGTCTAAAaatggatgatttttttttagctacaCAGTGGAAACTGTCTCCTCTCCCAACTCTGACTATTTGAGATGTGCCTATATTTTATCATACACGCCTCTCAGTCCAGGGCCATGTGATTGGCTGCTCTCCGCTGCGGTGAGGACAAAACTTCTAGAACATACCTGTTGAGACTTAACTTTAATAGCACACCTGTTCAGCTGGTTCAACTCTGCCCATTTCAGAATCACTAAACAGAGTGACACACTCATGTTGAACTCCTTTCTTGTACATTTTCAGGTGGTGGAGTGTTTGCCAGCGCAGTGGTTCTCGGGGCTGAAGGGCCAACAGACGTTGCCTCAGTTGGAGCCACTCTGTCGCTACCTCGCCCACCTAGCCAACATATTGTACCGCAGCGGTGTGGGCGCATGTGATGTGGAACGGCGAACTACCAAGTAAGAGTCTCTACTTGACTCTGCATGTACAGTTTATTAATCCAAATTTGGGAACTTGAATTCAACTGTAGCTCCATCTGCTGTAACATTATGGAAGGTGCTTAGAGAAGGGTAAAATGTCAGGGTTGTATGGTCAAATTACATAAACCACTAATATAACCCATATCTGCCAACAGGGACCAAGTCAAAGAGGTTGTGAAGATGTTGGGCCACATGAACGCCCTGGACCACATCATCAGCGTGGCAGCAGAGCAAGGCGTTAAAGACATCAAACAACTCTTCGAAGCCAAGTCTTAAAGGAGGACAAAGAAACAGCAACGTTCCAGTCATCTTTTGTTGTGTTGAGCACATTTAAAGCAATCGGGATCAATAAGTTGGGATTCCTGGACAAAGTGTGCATAAATCAAATACAACAGTTGTTACCTTTTAATGAAAGAAGGTGAAAAAAACCTTTGGTGTAAATATTGTGAATAATGTATAGAAAGGTGTGCTCACACACCTGTTAACACAAGACCGATGCTGAAATGAGGCCTTGTATTGTCAGCTCGAAACAACCACTGTTACACCACACGCTGGGGATATTTTAAATGCATAATTTATTAAGAGTAAACTGTTGTTGACAAGGATTACTGACGTGTTTTGAAAACATGTGATCTCCAAATTGACAACCCGGATATCTGTAAAAACTGCTTAACCGCCTTGATTTCTTTCTCCTAACCCTTACACCGTTTCCACATGTGCCAAAAGAAGAAGGTAAAAACTGCACACTGGCAAAGACTGacacaatttgtttttgtcctttggTCCCCACTTCATCTCACTGTCACCGACAGACTGCCCTGATGACTCCACCGGAGCTGAGAGCTTTGTATTTAGATTTGTAAAACTTTTGTTTTAGAATTTTATTtgcctgaaaaataaaaatatccattTGAGTGATCGCTGTCTTGTCGCAATTAAGTGGAAACTTTGGCTCCTACTGTGGCTTTGTTTGACATGTTTCGACCATAAAAGAGACAACCTACTGTTTTTACAGCTTTATAGACTGAAGGAGAATGACCACTGAATTGGAAGTTTCTGGGGGTTCAGTTTTCGACTAGAAAGTGAGGTTCAGTGTGCGACTTTTTGTGAAAGTTCTTCAAAATTGCTGATTCTCTTACCTCGTCTTATTATCAACAGTCCAGACAATCCTGACAATTAGAAAAACGTAttaatttgttgttgatttCAGCCAGTTGCCACTTGTGGCAGCTGGTCAGTACTTGCTGTTGCACAACTGCAATGAGCGGGCGGGGCTGCTGTTTGCCTCTGTATCCCCTCCTCCATCTGAACGCGCTAAACGGCAACCCGAGACCTTAAATTCTTCCTGCCACCTATGGAAAGAGACGTTTAACTCCGCCGACCACCGTGCCTCGACGCAGTTTTGGTTTTCCTAAGTTCTAACTTTTTTAAGACTTCTGGAGGAAATTATCACTTATCTTGGATCACTGCTTCATGCGCTCTCGCAGGATATACAAGGTAAAGAACTACTCATACAACTGCTACGTAGCCACATGCATGTATATGTTCACTGAAGGTATAGTTACTAACTTGTTAGTGTCTGTACTCCGTGATAGAAGGCTTTCTTGTGACACACACTGTAGGTAGAGCGCTGTAAGGACAAGCGTGTCCGTGCGTAAAGTTGGTTGCTGCGCGATTCCGTGAAGCACATGCTCGTTTCGCTCAAACCCATTTTAACTGCTTCATGCTGCTAagagctgctgttttctgcAGCATGCTCGTGGAAGAATCCCACAACTGCATTGCATAATTTCTTATACATGCAACTCAACATTGGGCTTGATTCTAAATGTACGGGTCTGATTAAAGTGCATTGTCTGCAAGCATGGTCGTGTAATGTGAGAAGGGCAATTCCTGGAATGTGTTAAGACTTTTTGTTAAGGCTTTGGCTTAGTGTAGTCTGTCCACAGAGGGCTGAGAATGAGGATGATGTCAGGAAGGTGGCTCTTGTCTGGACTGGAGTGAAAGCAGCAAGTGGTCACAAACAGGAGAAAgccaacaaagaaaaacatccaatGAAGCAAAAAAGTGTTAAGAACTCCCCTTCAGAGTTGAATTGTTCTGTCTTAACTCATAGGAAAGTAAACTTGCCTTAGCTTTTGTCTAATTTTAAACCTAACCAGGGTCCAGACTAAGTCTTTGCACTGGTGTGTCCAATTATACaatttaattgcattttttaacaCACCTTAGTGATTAAAAACAGGAATAAGGGTgcagatacatgtttttttctttctttcacaagAAGAGATTGTTACAACCTCAGTTgttaaaaaaacccaataaaaaTTGTCCAGGTTGACAAGTTGTGCTTGATGAATAAATCAACTTCAAATATTATTGCGGTGTTATACATTTACAGATGACATGTTCATAGGCTAATATTTCTTCAAAGGCAACTGTCTAGTTACCCAGTtggtgtttgtttaaaaaaagataagatAGGCcactctttttaaaaaaaaagaaaatcagaactGATCAATATCAAGTGCAACAGTGCAATTAAtgaaatgttaaaggtgcactttgtagttttggggaagaaattttaatcagaagagaaagatctgcattgactgatttttatcttttattctatgccttaacaaactaaataaacaaactcttcatttcttttcaataaaCTGAcctgaaaagacaacacaatttcataccgttttactttgtttatatgtggcggaccctgccacctttccatcttcaaacagtgtactgggaccttattttcctctgagaacagcttgtttatttagttatggaaaaaataaatattcctgaGTTTGAATTGTTACCccattaatattgcaaatattaaaattatgagtttgaatgtcttctccaaagctacatagtgcccctttaaattgcACTTGAATGATTTTTAGGTGCATGAAACCAAAAAACTGTGGAGCCCCGCTAACAAGTCAACATTTTAACCGCCAATGTTTTGCAGGTAACACTCTCATATAAACTCCAGTTATTAGCTCAAGTGTTGTGAAACGGTTTGAAgtggcagtaaaaaaaaaggtcaaaccTACTGCAGTAAATCTGTTTCAGTAAAACAGTCAGAAAATGTAGTGTCAATCATCGTAGCTCAAACAGCAGTCCAGTTGGCTGGGTGGTTTGAAGATATGACTCAAGCTGTCTCTCCTAAATTTTggcatttggaaaaaaaaaaacctttggaAATACACTAATGACACTAcattagaaatgttttgtgtcatCTTTTTTGAAAGTGTGACACTATGGCTTAATTCCCAAATGTAACCACACTTTAAGAATGACCTTTCAGATCCTGATGGCAAGAGTTCAGGCAAGTTCCAGCCAGTCTAACTTTAGCCACCGGTGTGAAAGTGGGTCACTTGTGGGCAAGCTGCTGACTGCAGAGCTCAACATATGTAGCCTATACAAAACGTACTGAagggtgtgtgtggagggtttCCAGGTTCACTGAGATTCTAGGGCTTCGTATTTCCTCTTTGCTGCACTTTAGGCCTAAATCTTTGGTTGCCTGTTTGCTTAATACCCGCataaatttgtattttctccGAACAGTGTGTTGCTTTTGCTTACACTCAACGTTACAGTGACACAAGTTGCAGTTGGTGGTTTTTGACTTTGACTCGTCAGAGCAGTGTGCACAATGTAAGCGACTGCTGCTGCAGTAAATAGATGGCAGTGTGTACAAAACATGGATCAGGAGCATATTACGATGTTGGGTAAcagcaatacacacacacacacacacaacgtgTACTCACGCTTACGGAAGTGATTATCCCCTAAAATCGAAACAGGTTGAGATTCCAAgattgaattttgtttttcagcaggCAGTGATGCCCTGGACCAGCTTTTTAATTGACAAACTGTAAAGTAACAATGTAAATATTCTCTCAGGGGATCATGTATGGAATAAAAActaaatctgtatttttaatgtgtaaataataTGTTGGACATGGGATGATGCGAAAATTTCAAGTCACGATCATCCTGCCCAAAATAATTGCGATTTAACAAATATTTAGGCATTTCAGAATTAATCAAGAAACCAATCCATGACTGTACTTTATCAAGCTATAAGGCTTTTTCAAGTCACTCGTGAAGATATTAACAATTATCCCAATTCACAACTatcctgatgtttttttttatttttaccatgaTCCGGTCCCATCCCTAATGATACTGTCGATTAACATGATATTGGAAAGCAGGATTGGcgcattttcttttaatatattGGATGTCTCAGATCTTCAGTCCACCCAAATTATCAGCATATAGtcagcagagaaaaagaaaaagaatagaGATATCAGTAAATGTTTTCTGCTTTCCTCTATATTATCGTAGGGTCCCACATTGTTGGCCTAAGTGGTGAAGGGCCTCCAGTGTTTTAGCAtccttgttttctctttgtggtTCCTACCTATTTGTGTAGTGGAACAGAAAAGAGGTAAAGGGCCAGTCTTTTGCTTTCTAGAGTGTGTGATTATTTCTCTGGTCTTCATCAGGGGAAAAGCATGAGGAGGACTGGTGTCAGTTCAGACAGAAGGAGGGCACTTTGCCAGACATTTGTCCCTCATCATGAGCTAAGAGTTTGACTTTACTGACGCAAGAGATGCTAAACTAAGGTTCTAATGAACTCTTCTGGTAATGCTCAATAGGGAAAATTTATGCCCCGTCATGTTGGTTGAATGTTATTGCCACTTCATTATTTGTTGGTCTTTGTTGCACAGTAACCTTTGCTTCTGCCACAGACTGGCTGACAGTCATTGTTGAAATCCTCATGCATGACAAGTTAAAGGTGACCCGGTGGGGCACTCTTAAATCTGCCACCGTCAAAACACTTTAGTTTACATGTGCAGAAGCAAGGCCAAAACCGTGGTAAATTAGCTGTCTATGTTGATATATGGTCCATAGGGTAAATGAGTGTGTGGCATCATGTTTACACAGAGACATATAGGGCAGGGAACAGATGAGAATTGTCAACAAGTAGCTGTCAACACTTCGCTGTTGCATGCCGTTCTTTCTCCACAGTGAACCCGCCGTCGCGAGCTGGACAAAATGTGCCGTGcaaacaacatacagtacattaaatattttcttcattccTCCAACATAATGGAGCATAAATCGATGAGAGGAACAGCCGGAGAAACAAAGCTGCTTGTGTGCACTTCTTAAAGTGGAGCTCTGTCAGGCCGACTCTGCTGACCTTCTTCTGTGAAGTATTTCTTTTTACA
It contains:
- the paxbp1 gene encoding PAX3- and PAX7-binding protein 1 isoform X1 — protein: MFKKAKRANFRRRNESDEDEPEEGRLPSLAPISFGPVVEQIPFMETSSNSVSGAPSSTDNYHSNGFLANMNSIKAVKKEKKSKEIPIVPGPTKASLLSFDDEEDDSEVFRVKKSNHSKKIVKQLKKEYKEDLEKSGTVRQDIKSEATSQPAIAIKEEVTSRAGSEQGEEEMEVDSADEQEEEAKGQSSQAHSQVSKSNNAGATFNTLSSLGSLRPGEIPDAAFIHAARKRRQLARELGGDAPLVETEAPKKRLVGEDQDASDDEDEEEKRIRFSGVKNKSQRQKIAEEIGIEGSDDEALDTGQDEEVSRWEQEQIRKGISIPQVQSSQPEDNTVYYQNSYESQPYGSSYSMPFTYSTVTPQTVKPAGRADNGSVHYGTSISDLSPVSIDLVKKRLQDRLSQMHAGHNANLKRYKQIEEDLAASESTIQQLEGSSNDNSDQYKFLQEMRGYVGDLLECFSEKVPAVLELEAAMHQLLRQRASRLVQRRQDDIKDESSEFASLSNKAVMAPNLDSFGRDRAAYQEHSRQRRIAEREARRTRRRQAREQNGKRAEHKEGLSSDDEETSTDITSFNMERDRIIRECKKVFEDVVEDFHSLDCIKSHFEVWRRDYADCYRDAYIGLCLPKLFNPLVRLQLITWNPLEGQCANFEYMLWFESLLFYGFEEHNILQRGDGDISLLPAIVETVILSKLTVLAEQVWDPLSSSQTASLVGFIHRLMKGYPTVLHGDNRYTQELLKTIVLRTRRTLDEDVFLPLYPKSVLENKNSGPYLFYQRQFWSCVKLLGNILQWEGILSSSCLRDLALDSTLNRYILSALQTTDTWEDNVPKCQKVVECLPAQWFSGLKGQQTLPQLEPLCRYLAHLANILYRSGVGACDVERRTTKDQVKEVVKMLGHMNALDHIISVAAEQGVKDIKQLFEAKS
- the paxbp1 gene encoding PAX3- and PAX7-binding protein 1 isoform X2; its protein translation is MFKKAKRANFRRRNESDEDEPEEGRLPSLAPISFGPVVEQIPFMETSSNSVSGAPSSTDNYHSNGFLANMNSIKAVKKEKKSKEIPIVPGPTKASLLSFDDEEDDSEVFRVKKSNHSKKIVKQLKKEYKEDLEKSGTVRQDIKSATSQPAIAIKEEVTSRAGSEQGEEEMEVDSADEQEEEAKGQSSQAHSQVSKSNNAGATFNTLSSLGSLRPGEIPDAAFIHAARKRRQLARELGGDAPLVETEAPKKRLVGEDQDASDDEDEEEKRIRFSGVKNKSQRQKIAEEIGIEGSDDEALDTGQDEEVSRWEQEQIRKGISIPQVQSSQPEDNTVYYQNSYESQPYGSSYSMPFTYSTVTPQTVKPAGRADNGSVHYGTSISDLSPVSIDLVKKRLQDRLSQMHAGHNANLKRYKQIEEDLAASESTIQQLEGSSNDNSDQYKFLQEMRGYVGDLLECFSEKVPAVLELEAAMHQLLRQRASRLVQRRQDDIKDESSEFASLSNKAVMAPNLDSFGRDRAAYQEHSRQRRIAEREARRTRRRQAREQNGKRAEHKEGLSSDDEETSTDITSFNMERDRIIRECKKVFEDVVEDFHSLDCIKSHFEVWRRDYADCYRDAYIGLCLPKLFNPLVRLQLITWNPLEGQCANFEYMLWFESLLFYGFEEHNILQRGDGDISLLPAIVETVILSKLTVLAEQVWDPLSSSQTASLVGFIHRLMKGYPTVLHGDNRYTQELLKTIVLRTRRTLDEDVFLPLYPKSVLENKNSGPYLFYQRQFWSCVKLLGNILQWEGILSSSCLRDLALDSTLNRYILSALQTTDTWEDNVPKCQKVVECLPAQWFSGLKGQQTLPQLEPLCRYLAHLANILYRSGVGACDVERRTTKDQVKEVVKMLGHMNALDHIISVAAEQGVKDIKQLFEAKS